A stretch of the Thiomicrorhabdus xiamenensis genome encodes the following:
- the fabG gene encoding 3-oxoacyl-ACP reductase FabG: MLTNKVAFVTGASRGIGKAIALDLAAQGATVIGTATSESGAQAITDYLKEAGAQGRGACLNVTEAEMITEVLAQVTKEFGTPTILVNNAGITRDNLLMRMKDDEWDDIIQTNLNSVYRMSKACLRGMMKAKEGRIINIASVVGVMGNAGQTNYAAAKAGIIGFSKSLAREVGARNITVNTVAPGFIDTDMTRALPEEQRDSLTSQIPLNRLGQPEDIAQTVTFLAGNGGAYITGQTLNVNGGMYMI; the protein is encoded by the coding sequence ATGTTAACGAATAAAGTTGCATTTGTGACTGGCGCCAGCCGAGGTATCGGGAAAGCGATCGCGTTGGATTTGGCGGCTCAGGGCGCAACGGTTATCGGTACGGCAACCTCCGAATCCGGTGCTCAGGCGATTACGGACTATCTGAAAGAAGCGGGTGCGCAAGGGCGTGGTGCTTGTCTGAATGTAACGGAAGCAGAGATGATTACCGAAGTGTTGGCTCAAGTGACCAAGGAATTCGGTACTCCGACGATTCTGGTGAATAATGCCGGGATTACCCGTGATAACCTGCTGATGCGCATGAAAGACGACGAGTGGGACGATATTATCCAGACTAACTTGAACTCGGTTTACCGTATGTCCAAAGCGTGTCTGCGCGGGATGATGAAAGCCAAAGAAGGGCGTATTATCAATATCGCGTCCGTCGTCGGTGTTATGGGGAATGCCGGACAGACTAACTATGCTGCAGCTAAAGCCGGTATTATCGGTTTCAGTAAGTCTCTAGCGCGTGAAGTCGGTGCCCGAAATATTACGGTTAATACCGTTGCTCCAGGCTTTATCGATACCGATATGACGCGTGCACTTCCTGAAGAACAGCGCGACTCCCTGACTAGCCAGATCCCTCTGAACCGTCTGGGGCAGCCGGAGGACATTGCACAAACTGTTACCTTCCTGGCTGGAAACGGTGGGGCCTATATTACCGGTCAGACATTGAACGTTAATGGCGGGATGTACATGATCTAA
- the pabC gene encoding aminodeoxychorismate lyase — protein sequence MSLPRCWINGEENDRISAYDRGLSYGDGFFSTMLVQSGQLMNWSSHYQRIEESCRRLGFAALSEARCLEELSATFACLSQEQKQQALVAKIIFTRGEGGRGYQPPPTMHGSLIIQWSPAPTADTAALQLHLCQTSAGSNRSLAGMKHLNRLENVLARHELMRNDWQEGVMCTDSGEVVSATQANLYLISAQKVTTPRLDLSGVAGTVRNALPEMLASHGWQWEERNMQLRDLLSAEEVFLSNAVRGIMPVSAFVASRDEVKSYACEKGAWLAAAWQQYQTDLSVNLNR from the coding sequence ATGAGTTTGCCAAGATGCTGGATTAACGGCGAAGAGAACGATCGAATCAGCGCATATGATCGCGGTCTGAGTTACGGTGACGGTTTTTTTTCCACTATGCTGGTGCAATCCGGGCAGCTCATGAACTGGTCGAGCCATTACCAGCGTATTGAAGAGAGTTGTCGACGATTGGGTTTTGCAGCGCTTTCCGAGGCGAGGTGTCTGGAGGAATTATCGGCTACCTTTGCTTGTTTGAGTCAGGAGCAGAAACAGCAGGCACTGGTGGCTAAAATCATTTTTACCCGCGGTGAAGGCGGTCGAGGCTATCAACCTCCGCCAACGATGCATGGCAGTTTGATTATTCAGTGGTCGCCAGCGCCGACAGCCGATACGGCGGCATTGCAATTACATCTTTGTCAGACGTCGGCCGGCAGTAATCGTTCTCTGGCGGGAATGAAACATCTTAACCGTCTGGAAAATGTTCTGGCCCGTCATGAGCTGATGCGTAACGACTGGCAGGAAGGGGTGATGTGTACCGATAGTGGAGAGGTTGTCAGTGCAACTCAGGCAAATTTGTATCTGATAAGCGCCCAAAAGGTGACTACGCCAAGACTCGATCTTAGTGGTGTGGCCGGAACGGTGCGTAACGCCTTGCCGGAAATGCTGGCGAGTCACGGCTGGCAGTGGGAAGAAAGAAATATGCAGTTGAGAGATCTGCTCAGTGCCGAAGAGGTGTTTTTAAGCAATGCCGTGCGCGGCATTATGCCTGTGTCGGCTTTTGTTGCTTCTCGCGATGAAGTCAAATCCTACGCTTGCGAAAAGGGCGCCTGGCTGGCGGCAGCTTGGCAGCAGTATCAGACGGATTTGTCTGTAAATTTGAATCGATAA
- a CDS encoding aminodeoxychorismate synthase component I — translation MTKLYTQAVVARPVFFSEVQKLDLAALHRVNPQRYPFLLESVAKGSLGRYSVLMALPGDSLQLDSPHNAQEFTTQAQQVLVTTAQNEIQLELMLAEDETLDRARLQSEAEALPFKGGWFAYFSYDYAQVVEPVLKLPASEFPLANLTRCHGALILDHEKESVWLIVEKTHQSEMSSMLEDIQAVLRAANAISSEVSLSHLQEEAEKKYLDGVAQVKEYILAGDVFQVNLSRQWQASLAENQDYLQVYQALRVNNPAPFAALACLKDQDGQPWQIISSSPERLVKYDGEWVDTRPIAGTRRRSDDDAADRALMDELIAHPKERAEHIMLIDLERNDLGRICQPGSVEVNELMVIESYEHVHHIVSNVRGRLRDGFSPLDIVHALFPGGTITGCPKVRCMEIIAELEQMPREAYTGSLGYINLDGTLDLNILIRTLIQSEREGLQQIQFRAGAGIVADSQPDLELTETRHKARGLLRAFGQSDA, via the coding sequence ATGACGAAACTTTATACTCAGGCTGTGGTTGCACGGCCTGTTTTTTTCTCTGAAGTCCAAAAACTCGATCTGGCGGCGTTGCACAGGGTGAATCCGCAACGCTATCCGTTTTTGCTGGAAAGTGTTGCCAAAGGCTCTCTGGGGCGTTACTCGGTGTTGATGGCTTTGCCGGGCGATTCGCTGCAGCTTGACTCGCCGCACAATGCGCAGGAGTTTACCACTCAGGCGCAACAGGTACTGGTGACAACCGCACAGAACGAAATCCAGTTGGAACTGATGCTCGCGGAGGATGAGACACTTGACCGGGCACGACTACAAAGTGAAGCCGAAGCTTTGCCGTTCAAGGGCGGGTGGTTTGCCTATTTCAGTTATGACTATGCTCAGGTTGTCGAGCCGGTATTAAAGCTTCCGGCATCGGAATTCCCGCTGGCGAATCTGACCCGTTGCCATGGAGCGCTGATTCTCGATCATGAGAAAGAAAGCGTCTGGCTTATCGTCGAAAAAACGCATCAATCAGAAATGTCTTCGATGCTTGAGGACATTCAAGCCGTACTTCGAGCGGCAAATGCGATTTCCAGCGAAGTGTCCTTAAGCCATCTTCAGGAAGAAGCGGAAAAGAAATATCTGGATGGCGTTGCACAGGTTAAAGAATATATTCTTGCCGGTGATGTTTTTCAGGTCAATCTGTCCCGTCAGTGGCAGGCGTCGTTGGCGGAAAATCAGGATTATCTTCAGGTCTATCAGGCATTGCGGGTCAATAACCCGGCGCCTTTTGCTGCCTTGGCCTGTCTGAAAGATCAGGACGGTCAGCCGTGGCAGATCATCAGTTCATCGCCGGAGCGTTTGGTTAAATATGACGGCGAATGGGTGGATACGCGACCGATTGCCGGAACCCGCCGCCGCAGCGATGATGATGCCGCGGATCGAGCTCTAATGGACGAGCTGATTGCCCATCCGAAAGAACGTGCCGAACATATTATGCTGATCGATCTGGAACGCAACGATCTGGGACGAATCTGTCAACCGGGTAGCGTTGAAGTCAATGAGCTGATGGTGATCGAATCCTACGAACATGTTCACCATATCGTTTCCAATGTCCGTGGCCGGCTGCGTGACGGTTTCTCTCCTTTGGATATCGTACATGCGCTGTTTCCGGGCGGAACCATTACCGGGTGCCCGAAGGTGCGCTGCATGGAAATTATCGCCGAATTGGAGCAGATGCCGCGCGAGGCTTATACCGGTTCGCTGGGGTACATCAATCTGGACGGGACACTGGACCTGAATATTTTGATTCGTACTCTGATTCAAAGCGAGCGTGAAGGGCTTCAGCAGATCCAGTTCCGCGCCGGAGCCGGTATCGTCGCTGATTCGCAACCGGATCTGGAGCTTACCGAAACGCGGCATAAGGCGCGCGGACTTCTGCGCGCTTTTGGTCAGAGCGATGCTTAG
- the mltG gene encoding endolytic transglycosylase MltG, translating into MRKFLVWGILILLFIVSSVAWINWQDFKQRPISAQNETLILQVKKGSNATQIAHQLHRHGFMSHPQWFVWYLRFLDKHHRLKAGEFAIQPSFTVDELIDVLIKGESVSYPATIIAGQTFKQTLEQLQALDKLKKELDLTDVAALQTTLGIEGKIDPKYPYANLEGHFLPETYYYQSGDSDKTILLRAKQAMDQVLQEAWQSRQKNLPLKSPEEALILASIVEKETGYAPERSEIAGVFVNRLRKNMRLQTDPTVIYGIGAGYDGNIRKRDLNRKTVYNTYQIDGLPPTPIAMPSSEAIQAVMQPKETRALYFVAKGGGQHEFSNTLLEHNRAVRKYILNK; encoded by the coding sequence GTGCGTAAATTTCTAGTCTGGGGGATTTTGATATTATTGTTTATCGTGAGTAGCGTTGCCTGGATTAATTGGCAGGACTTTAAACAGCGTCCGATCTCCGCACAGAACGAAACCCTGATTTTACAGGTCAAAAAAGGCTCGAACGCGACGCAGATTGCGCACCAGCTGCATCGACATGGTTTTATGAGCCATCCGCAATGGTTTGTCTGGTATCTGCGTTTTCTGGATAAACATCACCGTTTGAAGGCGGGAGAATTTGCCATTCAGCCGTCTTTTACCGTAGATGAACTGATTGACGTTTTGATTAAGGGCGAGAGCGTCAGTTATCCGGCGACCATCATTGCCGGTCAGACATTTAAACAGACTTTAGAGCAGTTGCAGGCGCTGGATAAATTAAAAAAAGAGCTCGATTTGACGGATGTTGCAGCCCTGCAAACGACCTTGGGTATCGAAGGCAAGATCGATCCGAAGTATCCTTATGCCAATCTGGAAGGGCATTTCCTTCCGGAAACCTATTATTATCAATCCGGCGACAGCGATAAAACGATTTTGCTTCGAGCCAAGCAGGCGATGGATCAGGTGCTGCAGGAGGCATGGCAGTCAAGACAGAAAAATCTGCCGCTTAAGAGCCCTGAAGAGGCCTTGATTCTGGCTTCGATTGTTGAAAAAGAGACCGGTTATGCTCCGGAACGCTCGGAAATCGCCGGGGTATTCGTGAATCGGCTGCGCAAAAATATGCGTCTACAAACCGATCCGACGGTGATATACGGTATCGGTGCAGGGTATGATGGCAATATTCGTAAACGGGATCTGAATCGTAAAACCGTTTATAACACTTATCAAATCGACGGGTTGCCGCCGACGCCGATTGCCATGCCTTCGAGCGAAGCGATTCAGGCGGTGATGCAGCCGAAAGAGACCCGAGCGTTGTATTTTGTTGCCAAGGGCGGTGGTCAGCATGAATTCTCCAATACGCTGCTGGAACATAACCGCGCGGTCCGTAAATATATTTTGAACAAGTAG
- a CDS encoding TatD family hydrolase, whose product MIVDSHCHLNILPDSVGTTDEVIRQAEELEVGKMMCIAINPAKWHEVLELADKYEQVYAAIGIHPCEDEDVQVTDQMLLEAASHPKVLAIGEIGLDYYHFDAEQRDMSWQQERFRQQIRIAKQLQKPIVIHTRNSTDDCLRILEEEDAQEVGGIMHCFVEDMEIARRAMAIGFYISFSGIVTFKNAKELKEVAKEVPLERILVETDAPYLAPVPYRGKVNQPGYTKYVVQEIADLREMSFEEVAKATTANFNRLFKTDF is encoded by the coding sequence ATGATCGTAGATTCGCATTGTCATTTAAATATTCTTCCAGATTCGGTTGGCACAACCGATGAGGTGATTCGTCAAGCCGAAGAATTAGAGGTTGGCAAGATGATGTGCATCGCGATTAATCCGGCTAAATGGCATGAAGTGCTTGAACTGGCGGATAAGTATGAGCAGGTGTATGCCGCGATCGGCATTCATCCGTGCGAAGATGAGGATGTTCAGGTAACGGATCAGATGCTGCTTGAGGCGGCTTCGCACCCGAAGGTACTGGCGATCGGTGAAATTGGTCTGGATTATTATCACTTTGATGCCGAACAACGCGATATGAGTTGGCAGCAGGAACGTTTTCGCCAGCAGATCCGTATTGCCAAGCAGCTGCAAAAACCGATAGTGATCCATACTCGCAATTCAACCGATGACTGTTTACGGATTCTGGAGGAAGAAGACGCTCAGGAAGTTGGCGGCATTATGCACTGTTTTGTTGAGGATATGGAAATTGCCCGCAGAGCGATGGCGATCGGCTTTTACATCTCTTTTTCCGGCATAGTGACTTTTAAAAATGCCAAAGAGTTGAAAGAGGTGGCCAAAGAAGTGCCTTTGGAACGCATTCTGGTTGAAACCGATGCGCCTTATCTGGCTCCGGTTCCTTACCGGGGGAAAGTTAACCAGCCCGGTTATACGAAATACGTTGTGCAGGAAATTGCCGATTTAAGGGAGATGTCGTTTGAAGAGGTCGCCAAGGCAACGACGGCAAACTTCAATCGTCTCTTCAAAACAGATTTTTAA
- the holB gene encoding DNA polymerase III subunit delta', translated as MSSQNSVYDLASLPWMLPVWQQWQQLQGRLGHAYLLSMPNGIGGEQLVSAMAQQALCQHPTVQGACGQCATCQLFASGQHPDYYHLQRLEDKKEISVDQVRQLLEKQSETSHQGGYKLIWVEGVEDLNISAFNALLKTLEEPSEQTLFLLSCAQASKLPATIKSRCQKLTVNLPELSVAMEWLQQQRPQLDQALLKRALRLNWGAPLDALRWIDEGRIQEYSEWQEGLRQLKEFKKTPSKVATPWLKWPEPERVFDYFYHWALMQVRSQAYSTEHPDTAKISALLQFQQQVMQAKAFWIGNANKELILENLLSVWLKLQTPAAEACDPMFKPTLNRGLL; from the coding sequence TTGAGTTCACAAAACAGCGTTTACGACTTGGCATCATTACCGTGGATGTTACCGGTTTGGCAGCAATGGCAACAGTTACAGGGACGCCTCGGCCATGCTTACCTGTTGAGTATGCCGAATGGAATCGGTGGTGAACAGCTGGTTTCTGCGATGGCGCAACAGGCCCTTTGTCAACATCCGACTGTGCAGGGTGCTTGTGGGCAGTGCGCGACGTGTCAGCTGTTTGCCTCCGGTCAGCACCCGGATTACTATCATTTACAGCGCCTTGAGGATAAAAAAGAAATTTCGGTTGATCAGGTTCGCCAGCTACTTGAAAAGCAGAGCGAAACCTCGCACCAGGGCGGTTATAAACTGATTTGGGTCGAAGGAGTCGAGGACCTGAATATTTCCGCTTTCAATGCTTTGCTGAAAACATTGGAAGAGCCTTCCGAGCAAACACTTTTTCTGTTGAGCTGTGCACAGGCATCGAAATTACCGGCTACGATTAAAAGCCGTTGCCAGAAACTCACCGTTAATCTGCCTGAACTGTCTGTTGCTATGGAATGGTTACAGCAACAGCGTCCACAACTGGATCAGGCTTTGTTGAAACGTGCTTTGCGTCTTAACTGGGGCGCGCCGCTGGATGCTTTACGCTGGATCGATGAAGGCCGAATTCAGGAATACAGTGAGTGGCAAGAAGGGCTTCGGCAGCTTAAGGAATTTAAAAAAACACCTTCCAAGGTGGCGACTCCATGGTTGAAATGGCCTGAACCGGAAAGGGTATTTGATTATTTTTATCATTGGGCGCTGATGCAGGTTCGCAGTCAAGCCTATAGTACGGAGCATCCGGATACTGCTAAGATCAGTGCGCTTTTACAGTTTCAACAGCAGGTTATGCAGGCGAAAGCTTTCTGGATCGGAAACGCCAATAAGGAACTGATTCTGGAAAATCTTTTGTCCGTTTGGCTGAAGTTGCAAACTCCCGCTGCCGAAGCTTGTGACCCCATGTTTAAACCGACGTTAAATAGAGGACTTCTGTAA
- the acpP gene encoding acyl carrier protein, whose product MSDIAERVKKIVVEQLGVEEDQVTADASFVDDLGADSLDTVELVMALEEEFDCEIPDEEAEKISTLAQAVAYVEANL is encoded by the coding sequence ATGAGCGATATTGCAGAACGCGTTAAGAAAATTGTTGTTGAGCAGCTAGGTGTTGAAGAAGATCAGGTTACTGCTGATGCTTCTTTCGTTGATGATCTAGGAGCTGACTCTCTAGATACAGTTGAACTAGTAATGGCTCTTGAAGAAGAATTTGACTGCGAAATCCCAGACGAAGAAGCAGAAAAAATCTCTACACTAGCTCAAGCAGTTGCTTACGTAGAAGCAAACCTATAA
- the fabF gene encoding beta-ketoacyl-ACP synthase II yields MTKRRVVITGLGVLSAVGLDVEENWTNLLAGKSGIEPITKFDTSPFSVTFGGELKGFDVKEYIAPKEAKKMDPFIHYGIAAGAQAIKDSGLEVTEENAPRIGVSIGSGIGGIGSIETQHGTYQKSGPRRVSPFFVPSSIVNMVSGNLSIMFGLQGPNMAIATACATGTHSIGDAARMIQYGDADVMVAGGAEYATTELGLAGFAAARALSTRNDDPQAASRPWDKDRDGFVLSDGAAAVVLEEYEHAKARGAKIYAEVLGFGMSGDAYHMTLPAAGGAGAARCMHTALHNAGVNPEQINYINAHGTSTPAGDLCETSAVKSVFGDHAYNLCMSSTKSMTGHALGAAGAMEAVFTALAIKEQKLPPTINLDNPQEGCDLDYVANEARDAKIDVALSNSFGFGGTNATIVLGKV; encoded by the coding sequence TTGACAAAGCGTCGTGTAGTCATAACCGGTCTAGGCGTACTATCCGCTGTAGGGCTGGATGTGGAAGAGAACTGGACTAATCTTTTAGCGGGTAAGAGCGGAATCGAACCGATTACCAAGTTTGATACCTCTCCGTTTTCGGTGACCTTTGGTGGGGAGCTGAAAGGTTTTGATGTCAAAGAGTACATCGCGCCGAAAGAAGCCAAAAAGATGGATCCTTTTATCCATTACGGTATTGCAGCCGGTGCACAGGCTATCAAGGACTCCGGTCTGGAAGTGACCGAAGAGAATGCGCCGCGTATCGGCGTTTCGATCGGTTCGGGGATCGGCGGTATCGGTTCAATCGAAACGCAGCACGGTACTTATCAGAAATCCGGCCCGCGTCGCGTATCTCCTTTCTTTGTACCAAGCTCCATTGTCAACATGGTTTCCGGTAACTTGTCGATTATGTTCGGCTTGCAAGGTCCGAATATGGCGATTGCCACGGCTTGTGCGACCGGTACGCACAGCATCGGTGATGCCGCGCGTATGATTCAGTACGGCGATGCCGATGTGATGGTTGCCGGTGGTGCCGAATATGCAACAACCGAGCTTGGGTTGGCTGGATTTGCTGCGGCGAGAGCCTTGTCCACGCGTAATGACGATCCGCAGGCGGCTTCGCGTCCATGGGATAAGGATCGTGACGGCTTTGTATTGAGTGACGGTGCGGCGGCAGTGGTACTTGAAGAGTATGAACATGCCAAAGCGCGTGGAGCCAAAATCTATGCTGAAGTGCTCGGTTTCGGTATGAGTGGAGACGCTTACCATATGACTTTGCCAGCAGCAGGTGGTGCCGGTGCGGCTCGCTGCATGCATACTGCTTTGCATAATGCAGGAGTCAATCCAGAGCAGATCAACTACATTAATGCACATGGTACTTCGACGCCGGCAGGTGATCTGTGTGAAACCAGTGCCGTCAAATCGGTTTTCGGTGATCATGCGTACAATCTCTGCATGAGTTCTACCAAATCGATGACCGGACACGCTTTGGGGGCTGCCGGTGCGATGGAAGCGGTCTTTACCGCTTTGGCGATCAAAGAGCAGAAGCTTCCGCCGACGATCAATCTGGATAACCCGCAGGAAGGTTGTGACCTGGATTACGTAGCCAATGAAGCGCGTGACGCCAAAATTGATGTTGCGCTGTCAAACTCTTTCGGTTTCGGTGGTACCAATGCAACCATCGTGCTAGGAAAAGTCTAA
- a CDS encoding helix-turn-helix domain-containing protein, translating into MKLHERVKFYIEWKGITKKRVAEVAGVTQSALYRFLNGSSTMKSSHLQKINEEWPELIAFCFDVNPHIAMEALRIDSLETQKQAYANKMAQE; encoded by the coding sequence ATGAAACTTCATGAGAGAGTGAAATTCTATATTGAATGGAAAGGAATCACAAAAAAACGCGTTGCCGAAGTGGCCGGAGTCACTCAAAGCGCACTCTATCGTTTCCTGAACGGTAGCAGCACCATGAAGTCCTCGCACCTGCAAAAAATCAACGAAGAGTGGCCTGAACTGATCGCCTTCTGTTTTGACGTCAACCCGCATATAGCGATGGAAGCATTGCGTATAGATTCACTGGAAACGCAGAAACAAGCCTACGCCAACAAAATGGCGCAGGAATAA
- the tmk gene encoding dTMP kinase has product MTQQTGRFITLEGSEGAGKSTNLAFIAEQLRQAGKEVITTREPGGTEIGEKIRELLLDPENKAMHQDTELLLMFAARAQHIQEKIKPALAQGTWVISDRFTDASFAYQGAARAMGFERVAEIERWVQQGFQPNLTFVFDLPIDIGMQRVASRGGQIDRFEQERKDFFESVRQAYLRRAEMAPQRYQVIDASQSLQQVQQQISEQLVQRLHIALNV; this is encoded by the coding sequence ATGACACAACAAACAGGTAGATTCATTACTTTAGAAGGCTCTGAAGGTGCCGGAAAGTCGACTAATTTGGCTTTTATCGCGGAGCAGCTGCGACAGGCCGGAAAAGAAGTGATTACCACGCGTGAACCGGGCGGGACAGAGATCGGCGAGAAGATTCGCGAGTTGCTTCTGGATCCGGAAAATAAAGCGATGCATCAGGATACCGAACTTTTGCTGATGTTTGCCGCCCGTGCTCAGCATATTCAGGAAAAAATCAAACCGGCTCTCGCTCAAGGAACCTGGGTGATTTCTGACCGTTTTACCGATGCTTCATTCGCTTATCAGGGCGCGGCGCGAGCGATGGGCTTTGAGCGGGTAGCGGAAATCGAGCGCTGGGTTCAACAGGGCTTTCAGCCGAATCTGACGTTTGTATTCGATTTGCCGATTGATATCGGTATGCAGCGTGTTGCCAGCCGCGGCGGCCAGATCGACCGATTCGAGCAGGAGCGCAAAGACTTTTTCGAGAGCGTCCGCCAGGCGTACCTGCGCCGTGCCGAAATGGCGCCTCAGCGCTATCAGGTTATCGATGCCAGTCAGAGTTTGCAGCAAGTTCAGCAACAGATTTCCGAGCAGCTGGTGCAAAGATTGCACATCGCTTTAAATGTTTAA
- a CDS encoding sensor domain-containing diguanylate cyclase, whose product MPKILSWTKEHSLYQEQINRILLRFILLVAAPSLLLLAVISFVNQNYVFTVINLISLGIVGFAFSLSSNTETKNISKDVALAAIYIPYLTTLFYLDAHHLGFLWIMLIPIVLVFLNSPKELSFWSVALFAPLILIALINYLQLTQTNLHYTQAINSAIGLLIEGVFLFYIKHTIFSDQLKLKYKNRQLEFNKQLIDEKVPILSLDVNGKIIKANSAFMEITGYRQMALIGKTLDQLDILNEELDHFSLNNILKNKSWSGELHGRRRSGAQFWMNVTIREEFNSKFEKIGYMALCEDITSQQLLKLHANHDQLTGALNRRVFDQFIQKSVHEFQRYREPFSLIICDIDFFKKINDSFGHNFGDEILKQLYSELSKILRGSDSICRWGGEEFAILLPKTGLDLGVRVAEKVRQHINTTEFAGQYPLTISLGVAEIRIDEKAEDWFARADRALYDAKESGRNKVSFSSH is encoded by the coding sequence ATGCCAAAAATACTCAGCTGGACGAAAGAGCATAGTCTTTATCAGGAACAGATCAACCGGATTCTACTGCGTTTTATTTTACTGGTTGCAGCCCCTTCTCTCCTGCTTCTGGCGGTGATCTCGTTCGTCAATCAGAACTATGTTTTCACCGTAATCAATTTAATCAGCCTAGGGATCGTCGGTTTCGCGTTTTCGCTGTCCAGCAATACCGAAACGAAAAATATCTCCAAAGACGTCGCCTTGGCAGCGATCTATATCCCCTACCTGACAACACTGTTTTATCTGGATGCACATCATCTGGGATTTCTGTGGATCATGCTGATCCCGATCGTACTGGTATTTCTAAACTCGCCCAAAGAGCTCTCCTTCTGGTCAGTCGCCCTGTTCGCCCCATTAATACTTATCGCGCTGATCAATTATCTGCAACTCACTCAAACCAATCTGCACTATACCCAGGCGATCAACAGCGCAATCGGCTTATTGATCGAGGGCGTATTTCTGTTTTATATCAAACACACAATTTTCAGCGACCAATTAAAACTGAAATATAAAAATCGCCAGCTGGAGTTCAACAAACAACTTATTGACGAAAAAGTGCCGATTTTATCTCTGGACGTTAACGGTAAAATCATTAAAGCCAATAGTGCATTCATGGAAATTACCGGTTACCGGCAAATGGCTCTGATTGGTAAAACACTGGACCAGCTTGATATTCTGAATGAAGAACTGGATCACTTCAGTTTAAATAATATTCTTAAAAACAAATCCTGGAGCGGCGAACTGCACGGCCGACGCCGTAGCGGAGCGCAATTCTGGATGAATGTCACCATTCGCGAAGAGTTTAACTCAAAGTTCGAAAAAATCGGTTATATGGCGCTTTGCGAAGATATCACTTCGCAGCAGTTGCTTAAACTGCATGCCAATCACGACCAGCTTACCGGCGCTCTCAATCGTCGAGTATTCGATCAGTTCATTCAGAAGTCGGTTCATGAATTCCAGCGCTATCGCGAACCATTCAGTCTGATCATCTGCGATATCGACTTCTTCAAGAAAATCAACGACAGCTTCGGACATAATTTCGGAGATGAAATTCTAAAACAACTGTACAGCGAGCTAAGTAAAATATTACGCGGCTCAGACAGTATCTGTCGCTGGGGTGGAGAAGAATTCGCGATCCTACTGCCTAAAACCGGATTGGACTTGGGCGTAAGAGTTGCCGAAAAGGTACGCCAGCATATAAATACCACCGAATTCGCCGGGCAATACCCTCTAACAATCAGTCTCGGTGTGGCAGAAATCCGAATCGACGAAAAGGCCGAAGATTGGTTTGCCCGCGCCGACCGTGCGCTCTACGATGCGAAAGAAAGCGGTCGAAACAAAGTCAGCTTCAGTAGCCACTGA
- a CDS encoding DUF4395 domain-containing protein, which yields MLSVLKNLWFRDPKESPVYINDIAIRIRAGILLFVPIYMSFTLYDAVFVSHWVVDGNTAVDSGDMDWDYNIIYSVEAIKKSYDYTVQTWVLFYALFEMLAGMFVWSARLSPAILLATLLAKNTKPVWKPIVPKRFAWGIGATFISICLVFFNPDVFANWVNTLAGSTLLPTTVNYMSPWIPLTLVWICLGFMWMETVLGFCVGCKVYSLLVKLGVFKEECEACNNIDWDEIARKNQERLAAQK from the coding sequence ATGCTTTCTGTATTGAAGAATCTATGGTTCCGCGACCCCAAAGAATCCCCTGTATATATCAATGATATTGCGATCCGGATTCGTGCCGGTATTCTTCTATTCGTTCCGATCTATATGAGTTTTACTCTGTATGACGCTGTTTTCGTTTCGCATTGGGTTGTCGATGGCAATACCGCAGTAGATAGCGGAGATATGGATTGGGATTACAACATTATCTATTCCGTCGAGGCGATTAAGAAAAGCTACGACTACACCGTACAGACCTGGGTTCTTTTCTACGCCTTATTTGAAATGCTTGCAGGGATGTTTGTCTGGAGCGCGCGGTTATCACCGGCGATTCTATTGGCGACACTCTTAGCTAAAAATACCAAGCCGGTCTGGAAGCCGATTGTTCCGAAACGTTTTGCCTGGGGCATCGGCGCGACGTTTATTTCCATCTGTCTGGTCTTTTTTAACCCGGACGTATTTGCCAATTGGGTCAATACTCTTGCCGGATCTACACTGTTGCCGACCACAGTCAATTACATGTCTCCATGGATCCCTTTGACTTTGGTTTGGATCTGTCTGGGCTTTATGTGGATGGAAACGGTTCTCGGTTTTTGTGTCGGCTGTAAGGTGTATTCCTTATTGGTTAAACTCGGTGTCTTTAAAGAAGAATGTGAAGCGTGTAACAATATCGATTGGGATGAGATCGCACGCAAGAATCAGGAGCGTTTAGCGGCGCAGAAATGA